The nucleotide window ACGATGCTCGACGTGGACTACAACATCGCCTGCCGCACCGGGCTGCACTGCGCGCCGATGGTGCACGAGCGCCTGGGCACCGACAAGATCCACGGCGCGGTGCGCATGGGCATCGGCCCGTTCAATACGCCGGAGCACATGGACGTGGCCATCCGGGCGGTGCGCGAGATCGCGGAATCGCGCCGCGGACGGAAGGGTTGAGGACTTCGATCCCCGGGCTGTCGACCCCCGGCCTGTCAGCCCCCGGGCTGGCCGAACGGCCCGCGCCGGGCTATGCTCCCGCCATGTCAACCGTGGCCGCGCTGGATCCCCAGCTCCAGGAACGCTTCAAGAGCCTCGGGCGGCTCATCGGCAACACGCCCCTGCTGGCCGTCGACGTGCGCCTCCGCGGCATCCTCCGCACCGTCTACTGCAAGTCCGAGCAGCTCAACATGACCGGCAGCATCAAGGACCGTATGGCGCTGCACATCCTGGAATGCGCCTACCGCGAAGGGCGGATCCGCCCGGGCGACACCATCGTGGAGGCCACCAGCGGCAACACCGGAATCTCGTTCGCCGCGCTGGGCCGCGCGCTCGGCCACCCCGTGGTGATCTACATGCCCGACTGGATGAGCCGCGAGCGCGTGGACCTGATCCGCAGCTACGGCGCGCACGTGGTGCCGGTCACCCGCGAGCAGGGCGGGTTCGTGGGCAGCATCCGCATGGCCGAGGACCTGGCTTCGAGCGACGACCACGTGTTCCTGCCCCGCCAGTTTTCCAACGAGGCCAACGTGCAGGCGCACGAACTCACCACCGGCCCCGAGATCTGGTGGCAGCTCCAGTTCCACGGCCTGGCGCCGGACGCGTTCGTGGCCGGCATCGGCACCGGGGGCACGGTCATGGGCGTGGGCCGGTGCCTGCGGGCCCTCCGGCCCGGCATCCGGGTGCACCCGCTCGAGCCCATGGAGAGCCCCACGCTGCGCACCGGGCATAAGTGCGGCCAGCACCGCATCCAGGGCATCTCCGACGAGTTCATCCCCGACATCGTGGATCTCGCCGGGCTGGATTCCGTGGTGGACGTGTCCGACGGCGACGCCATCCGGATGTCGCAGGCGCTGGCGTCCCGGCTGGGGCTGGCGGTGGGCATCTCCTCGGGCGCCAACTTCCTCGGCGCGCTCAAGGTGCAGGAGGAGCTCGGCGCCGGGGCCGTGGTGGCCACCGTGTTCCCCGACGACAACAAGAAGTACCTGAGCACCGCCCTGCTGGGGGAGGAGCCCGTGAAATCCGGGCACCTCGCGCCGGAGGTGGAGCTGACCGGGCTCCGGGTATTCAAGCGTGTTTGTCACACGTGCTGCGAGGCGGAGGGCTGTCCGCAGCGCGACTTCCCACAGGGTTCCAACGAAGGAGGCAGGCCGTGAAGTCCATCAAGTGGGTGGCGGCGGGAGTGCTCGTGGCGGCGCTGGCCGGTTGCGCCACGAAGGTGCGGGCGCAGGAGACCCAGGCCTCGGTGCCCGAGGCGAAGACCCCCGAGAGCGGACAGACCGGCCCGCTGGCGGTGGGCGCGAAGATCACTGTGAAGGCCCCGGTGAGCATCTCCAGGCTCGCCGCGAATCCCGCGAAGTTCTCGGGAAAGACCGTGCGGCTGGAAGGCACCGTGAAAGCCGTGTGCCAGGGCCGCGGCTGCTGGGTGGAAGTGGAGTCCGGCGGCAAGAGCTTCATGGCCCGCAGCCTCGACGAGACGGTGCTCCTGCCCAAGGACTGCGCCGGACGGAAGATCGTGGTGCAGGGCGTGGTGAAGCAGCTCCCGCAGGAAGCCATGGAAGAGCCCGCACCGAAGGACCACGTCTGCCCCAAGCCCAAGTACGTGGTCGCGACCCAGGGCGCCATCCTCTTGTAGGGCAGCAGATGCAGGGCCGGCATTCATGCCTGCCGACATCGCGAGGGGGCGGCCGCCGGCCGCCCCCTCTTCGAATTCCCCTGCCAGGCGGACACATACGGAAAGGGCGGCCCCGAAGGACCGCCCCGTTCCGGAGACTGCTGCCTGCGTCGTCCTACTGGTACCAGCGCCGCGTGTCGGTCGCCATCATCCGCCGCGGGCTCAACGTGACGCCCGGGATGGCCAGTTCGCCGTACACCGTGCACACCGAGACCGTCTCGTTGGTGGGCGTGATGGTCACGTACACCGGCTGACAGGTGTCGGGCTCCACGGGCGTCATGAGCGTGCCGGCGATGGTGGCCACGATGACGTTGTTCTTGCGGATGTCACCTTCCACGTGGGCGCTGTCGTTGCCCGCGCCTTCGGGGTCCATGTAGATGTTGGTGATGTACAGGTTGTTGGCCCACGAGTTGTTGGCATAGGTGTGGGAGCCGAGGAAGTCCACGCCCGTGAGCTCCACGTTGCTGTCATTCAGGATGTCGCCGGTGGTGTGCAGGCGCAAGGTCAGGTTCTCGGTGACTCCCTGGCGCCGGGCGTTGATGTCGAAGGCCAGCGTGTAGACGTGGTTCACGCCGTCCAGCGTGAGCGCGACGCTGGTGTAGATCACCGCCGGAATGTCCAGGCTCACGGCCACACTGGAGAGCTGCAGCGACGCGGTCACGGAGAGCGAGTACTCCAGCGTGGCGATCAGGCCCGGCGTGGCGCCCTGCAGCGGGTGCCAGTTGTACATGCGGATCTTCAGGCCCACCGGGATGGTGTCGGTGCTGGCGTCCAGCCCCGAGCCGGTGCGCAGGTAGCCATAGTGGACATCCTTGATGGTGATGGAGTCGGAGTCCGCCGGCACCGACATGTTGGCCATGATCAGCCGCAGGTAGGTCGTGGGCGCCGCCGAGGAGAACACCAACGTGTCGCCGACCACGCGGTAGGTGCCGGTGGGCAGCGTGAGCTGGGTGTTCGGCTTGGAGGAGCGGCGCGCCTGGATGCCGCGTACGGCTTCCAGCGAGGCGCGGGGGTCCCGCGGGGAGCGCAGCAGCTGCGGAATGCCCAGGCCGCCCAGGTTCAACAGCCCGGTGAACGCGGGGTTGTTGAGCATGGCGAAGGCGTCGTTGTTGGTGATGTCGGCCACCGTGCTCATGATGACCGCGTTGGCCGTGATGACCTCGGCCTTGCCGACCGGCCCGTTGTTGTTGTTGTTGTTCGAGCTGCCGCAACCCGACATGGCCGCCAGGGCCAGGACGGACGCAGCGAGCACCGCGAGAATGGGGAGCGTGAACCGCTTCATGAGGGCAGCCTCCTTCCGGTGGAACTTCTGCGACCAGGGCCGAATCCGGCCCCGGATTCCAGTCATCCGGTGGTCTTGCTACCGGGGGTCCGGGAAAAGCCGCATGGATAGTAGCACGAACCGGGTCGGGGCTACGAATCCCGCGCAGCCGCGACGGCGGTCCCGAATCTAATCCTTGGGGGCGCGGAATGGCCCGCGACGCCGGGGCGGACGTTGACTTGGGCCGCCTGGATCACCCATAATTGCAGCAATCCGAACGAGATCGGCCGCCTGAAACCCATTCGATCCCGGCACTTCGCTCCCGCGGGGGCGCCGGCCGCGCACCACCACCCCGAAACCCCAGAGAGGCGACCCGGCATGCTGCAGCAACGGCAGGCGGAGAAGACCCACGGCCTGGACCGCGAGCAGGTTCTGAGGGCCTACCGGACCATGGTCCTGTCCCGCCGGGTGGACGACAAGGAGATCCAGCTCAAGGCCCAGAGCAAGGTGTTCTTCCAGATCAACGGCGTGGGGCACGAGGCGGTGCTGGCGGCGGCCTCGATGGTGCTTCGTCCAGGCCACGACTGGTTCCTGCCGTACTACCGCGACCGCGCGCTGGTGCTGGGCCTGGGAGTGACGCCCAGGGAGATCTTTCTCGCCTCGGTGGGCGCGGAGGCCGACCCCGCCTCCGGGGGGCGCCAGATGCCCTCGCACTGGGGGCACCGCCGGCTGCACATCGTGTCCAAGAGCTCCTGCACCGGCACGCAGTTCCTGCAGGCCTGCGGCCTGGCCGAGGCGGGCGTGTACATCTCGGAGACCCCGGGCATCGAGGGCGTGACCCAGGTGCAGCCGGACGAACTGGTGTACGTCTCGGTGGGCGAGGGCGCGTGCTCCGAGGGGGAGTTCTGGGAGGGGCTCAACACCGCGGCGAACCGGAAGCTGCCGGTGCTGTTCATGATCGAGGATAACGGCTACGCCATCTCGGTGCCCAGCGAGGTCCAGTACGCGGGTGGAAACGTCTCCCGGCTGCTTGAGGGCTATCGCAAGGTCGGCGTGCACATCGTGGAGGTGGACGGCACCGACTTCTTCGCCAGCCACGCCGCGCTGCGCGAGGCGGCCGCGCACGTCCGCGAGCGCCGGGGCCCGGCGCTGATCCACGCGCACGTGATCCGGCCCTACTCGCACTCGCTCTCCGACGACGAGTCGCTCTACCGCACCAAGACCGAGCGCGAGGCGGAGCAGAAACGCGACCCGCTGGCGCGGATGCGCGCGCACCTGCTGGAGGAGGGGCTGGCCACCGAGGAGGAAATCGAGGCCCTGCACGCCGCCGTGGACGCGGAGGTTGCCCGCGCCGCCGACGAGGCGGTGGCCTCGCCACAGCCGCCGAAGAGCACCGCCGGCTGGGCGGTGTTCTCGCCCGAGATGGATCCCCGCTCCGACACCTTCCGCACCGAGCCCGCCTTCGGGGAAGGCACCAAGGAGGTCACGATGGTGGACCTCCTCAACCGCTGCCTGCGCGACGAGATGGCGCGCGACCCGCGCATCCTGGTGTTCGGCGAGGACGTCGCCGATGCCACGCGCGAGGACACGCTCAAGGAGGTGGCGGGCAAGGGCGGGGTGTTCCGTGTCACCCACAGGCTGCAGAAGGAGTTCGGCGGCCGCAGGGTGTTCAACTCGCCGCTGGCCGAGGCCAACATCATCGGGCGCGCCATCGGCATGGCACTGCGCGGGCTCAAGCCGGTGGTCGAAATCCAGTTCATGGACTACATCTGGCCGGCGATGATGCAGTTGCGCAACGAGCTGGGCTACATGCGCTACCGCTCGGGCAACCACTGGAAGTGCCCGGTGGTGGTGCGGGTGGCCTCCGGGGGCTACCTGCACGGTGGCGCGCCCTACCACAGCCAGTCGGGCGAGGCGCTCTTCGCGCACTGTCCCGGGCTGCGCGTGGTGATGCCCTCGACGGCGCTGGACGCCAACGGGCTGTTGCGCACCGCCATCCGCTGCGACGACCCGGTGATCTTCTGCGAGCCGAAGCACCTCTACCGCCAGGTGCACAACAAGGGCCGCTATCCCGGCCCGGAGTACATGGTGCCCTTCGGCGCCGCGCGGCGCGTGCGGGAGGGCGACACGATGACCGTGGTCAGCTACGGGTCCACGGTGTACCGCGCATGGCAGGCGGCGCGCACGCTGCAGTCCGAGGAGATCTCCCTGGACCTGCTGGACCTGCGCACCATCGTGCCCTACGACTGGGACTCCATCGCGGAGTCCGTGCGGCGCACCCACCGCGCGCTGGTGGTGCACGAGGACGCGCTGTCCTTCGGCGTGGGCGCGGAGATCGCGGCGCGGATCGGCTCGGAGTTGTTCGAGTTCCTGGACGCCCCGGTGGAGCGGGTCGGGGCCATGGACTGCCCGGTGGCGTACGCGCCGGACCTCGAGGACGAGATCCTGCCGCAGACCTCCGACATCGTGGCCGCGGCGCGGCGGGTCGCGGCCTACTGACGGCCCGGGGGCGGCACCGCCGATTCGGGCCCGTGCCTGCCGCGCTCCCCCGGTGCCTGCCCGCCCCTGAGGTGTCTGTATCGTTACGTGCCGACCTTCCCCCGCCCCGAAACGGGCTGCCGTCTCCCGCATCTAAACCCACAGCAGAGATGGTGAGAATCGGGCTGATCCCCACGGGCTGGGGACGCCGCTACGGCCCCACGCATCTTCCCGGCCGCGCTTCCGAAAGGTCCCCGCACCCATGAAAGCCCAGTCGCAGACCGCGCTTGCGACGCCGCCCTGGCCGGTGGCGCGCGTGGCGCGCGTGCACCTGCCCAGTGAATTCGGAGATTTCCGCCTTTACGGATACGAGTCCCCGCGCGACGGCAAGGAACACCTGGCCATCGTGAAGGAGCCGGTGCGTGCGGTGAAGAACGCCCCGTGGCTGGTGCGCATCCACTCCGAGTGCCTCACCGGCGACGTGCTCGGCTCGCACCGCTGCGATTGCGGACCGCAGCTGGAGATGGCGCTGCGCCGCATCGAGGCGGAAGGCCGCGGCGTGGTGGTGTACCTGCGCCAGGAGGGGCGCGGCATCGGGCTGCTGAACAAGCTGCGCGCCTACGCGCTGCAGGAGCGCGGGCTGGACACGGTGGACGCCAACGAGCGGCTGGGCTTCCCGGCCGACGGACGCGAGTACGGGCCCGCGGCGGGCATCCTGTCCGACCTGGGAATCCGAAAGGTGCGCCTGCTCAGCAACAATCCCCGGAAGATCGAGGGGCTCGAGCGCCACGGGATCCAGGTGGTCTCGCGCGAGCCGATCGAGGTTTCGCCCACGATGGCCAACGCCCGTTACCTGTTCACCAAGCGCGCCCGCATGGGTCACCTGCTGGAGCTCAAGCGCGCCGGTTCGCTGCAGGCTTGAGCCCGCGGCTGGCAGGCCGTGCGCCGGGTGGCGCCGGCCGCCTGGTGATCACGGCACGCGGGCTGCGTGTCCCGGCCCGCGTGCACGCCGCAGGCACCACTTGCCACCCGCGCCCGATTTCCTAGACTCTCGCCCGGACCGTCCCGCGGTCCGGGCTTTTCACGGGCCGCCGCGCGGCGGCCGGACGGGGGGCATCCCCGGAGGACGAATGGGCTTTCTGCGTCTCAAGCTTCCCCTGGTCGAGAAGCGGCAGGACACACCCGACGTGTGGACGCTGCGCATGGACCTCTCGGGCAGCCCGATGGAATACAAGGCCGGCCAGTTCGTGGAGGTGGGCTTTCCCGACGAGGAGTTGCACCGGGCCTTCTCGATCTCGTCATCCCCCAGCGAGCCCGGGCGGCTGGACGTCACCGTGCGGCGGCTCTCGGACGGCCGGCTCTCCCCGAGGCTGTGCGACGCCCCGGTGGGGCAGGTGCTCGACGTGAAGGGCCCATTCGGGGTCTTCACCTACGCGCCGGGGGCGTTCCACGACCTGCTCCTGATCGCCGGTGGCACCGGGGTGGCGCCATTCCGCGCCATGATCCGGCTGATCGAGGACTCCGGCGGCACCGAGCGCATCCGC belongs to Candidatus Eisenbacteria bacterium and includes:
- a CDS encoding cysteine synthase family protein; translated protein: MSTVAALDPQLQERFKSLGRLIGNTPLLAVDVRLRGILRTVYCKSEQLNMTGSIKDRMALHILECAYREGRIRPGDTIVEATSGNTGISFAALGRALGHPVVIYMPDWMSRERVDLIRSYGAHVVPVTREQGGFVGSIRMAEDLASSDDHVFLPRQFSNEANVQAHELTTGPEIWWQLQFHGLAPDAFVAGIGTGGTVMGVGRCLRALRPGIRVHPLEPMESPTLRTGHKCGQHRIQGISDEFIPDIVDLAGLDSVVDVSDGDAIRMSQALASRLGLAVGISSGANFLGALKVQEELGAGAVVATVFPDDNKKYLSTALLGEEPVKSGHLAPEVELTGLRVFKRVCHTCCEAEGCPQRDFPQGSNEGGRP
- a CDS encoding DUF4920 domain-containing protein, with translation MKSIKWVAAGVLVAALAGCATKVRAQETQASVPEAKTPESGQTGPLAVGAKITVKAPVSISRLAANPAKFSGKTVRLEGTVKAVCQGRGCWVEVESGGKSFMARSLDETVLLPKDCAGRKIVVQGVVKQLPQEAMEEPAPKDHVCPKPKYVVATQGAILL
- a CDS encoding dehydrogenase E1 component subunit alpha/beta; translation: MLQQRQAEKTHGLDREQVLRAYRTMVLSRRVDDKEIQLKAQSKVFFQINGVGHEAVLAAASMVLRPGHDWFLPYYRDRALVLGLGVTPREIFLASVGAEADPASGGRQMPSHWGHRRLHIVSKSSCTGTQFLQACGLAEAGVYISETPGIEGVTQVQPDELVYVSVGEGACSEGEFWEGLNTAANRKLPVLFMIEDNGYAISVPSEVQYAGGNVSRLLEGYRKVGVHIVEVDGTDFFASHAALREAAAHVRERRGPALIHAHVIRPYSHSLSDDESLYRTKTEREAEQKRDPLARMRAHLLEEGLATEEEIEALHAAVDAEVARAADEAVASPQPPKSTAGWAVFSPEMDPRSDTFRTEPAFGEGTKEVTMVDLLNRCLRDEMARDPRILVFGEDVADATREDTLKEVAGKGGVFRVTHRLQKEFGGRRVFNSPLAEANIIGRAIGMALRGLKPVVEIQFMDYIWPAMMQLRNELGYMRYRSGNHWKCPVVVRVASGGYLHGGAPYHSQSGEALFAHCPGLRVVMPSTALDANGLLRTAIRCDDPVIFCEPKHLYRQVHNKGRYPGPEYMVPFGAARRVREGDTMTVVSYGSTVYRAWQAARTLQSEEISLDLLDLRTIVPYDWDSIAESVRRTHRALVVHEDALSFGVGAEIAARIGSELFEFLDAPVERVGAMDCPVAYAPDLEDEILPQTSDIVAAARRVAAY
- the ribA gene encoding GTP cyclohydrolase II, with the translated sequence MKAQSQTALATPPWPVARVARVHLPSEFGDFRLYGYESPRDGKEHLAIVKEPVRAVKNAPWLVRIHSECLTGDVLGSHRCDCGPQLEMALRRIEAEGRGVVVYLRQEGRGIGLLNKLRAYALQERGLDTVDANERLGFPADGREYGPAAGILSDLGIRKVRLLSNNPRKIEGLERHGIQVVSREPIEVSPTMANARYLFTKRARMGHLLELKRAGSLQA